The genomic region GTTCCCAGCATTCCCAAAGCCCAGGAGATTGACCTCTATGGACAGGACCTGCCCTTGGGATTGTTTTCTGGTTACTTGAAAACTGCTCCGGGTGCGAAAATCAGGCGATAGGCTGCCGGTAAAATGATCAGAGTAAGGGCTGTGGAGGCCAGCAGTCCGGAAATCATGGCTGATGCCAAGGGTGGCCAGAGGGTGGAAGAGCTGACTGCCAGGGGCAGCAGTCCTGCCACGGTAGTGCCTGTGGTTAGTAGAATGGGCCTGATTCTTCGAGCCACGGCATCCCTGACTGCGGTACCAACGTCAGCGCCTTTACGGCGTTCCTGCTCGATGAGCTCCAACAGCACTATGGCGTTGTTCACCACCACCCCGGCCAGGGCAAATACACCCAGCAGGGACATGAAGCCAAAGGGCTGATTGTTGAGCAGCAGCCCGGGCACAATGCCCACGGCTGCCAGGGGCACGGTCATCAGAACCAGGGCAACGCGCTTGAAGGAGTTGAATTCAGCCAGCAGTACGCCAAACAGCATTAAAAAACCAATGGGCAATACTGTCATCAGGGCCATGTTCGCCTCCCCAGCCCCTTCCAACTCTCCACCAAAAGCTATTTCCACGCCTGGGGGCAATTCCAGTTCGCTGAGCCCTGGCTGCAATGCCTTAAGAACCTGGCTGTAGCTCACCCCGTGGGAAAGCTGAGAGGAGACTGTTACCACTCTTTTACCGTTACGATGGTTAATGGCTGCAGCAACCCAGTCAAGCTCCTGCCTGGCCAGGCTCTCCATGGGTATCAGGGTTCCCTGAGCTGTACGCAGGTCAATGGCTGCCAGGGCAGTGGCATCAAGATGTTCTCCCTGGGTGCTCCGAATAAAAACCGGCACTGGATCGTCTTTCAAGTAAATTTCACCTATTTCCAGCCCCCGGGTTCTCCCCAGAAGTGCTTGCGAAACATCTTCGCGGCTCAGCCCATGGCGACCGGCTGCTGCATCATCTATATGCAGCCGGATGGTCGGAGAACCTGGACTCATATCGTGACGAACGTCCCTGGTTCCCTCTACACTGCTCAAAAGTTCGGTCACTGCCGAAGCAGTCCTGTGCAGATCCTGGAAGTCATGGCCGAACAGCCTGATTTCCACTGGAGCCTGGATTGGCGGGCCCTGCTCCAGCTTTCTTATGATAACCTCCACTCCGGGCAAAAGGTCTGGGATCACAGAAGAAACGTGGTCCACAAGGGGAGCTACATCACTTATATGTCTGGTTTCTACGATGAGCTGGGCAAAATGCGGGCTGTAGGGCGTAAGGATGATGGTATAATAGAAAAGGGGCGCACCGCGGCCAATAAAGCTGGATACTTTATCTACTGATTCCTGCTCTAACAGGACGTTTTCCATGACCCTTGAAGCCCGCTCTGTGGCCGTAAGGTGGGAGCCTTCCTGCAGCTTCAGATCAACAACAAACTGGTTGCGGTCCGCAGATGGGAAAAATTGCTGTTCCACCCGCATACCAAGCATTAGCACAATGCCTATGAGAAGCAAGGCCATGAGCACAACGAATTTGGAATGGCGCAGGGCAAAATCAGCCAGGCAGTAACCAATGCTGACAAGATAAGATTTTCTTCGAACAGGGGATGGTTTAAGGACCATTCGGCACAGCACAGGGGTAACCAGCATAGCGTAACAGAAACTAACTGCCAGGCAGGTCATGATGATCACAGGAATGGTCCGGGTAAAATCAGCAGTAACCCCCTGGGAAATATACATGGGGACGAACGCTGCCAGGGTTGTGGCCGTAGCTCCAAGAAGCGGTATTGCCAGCTCTCGAACCGCGCCCAGCGAAGCGTCCGTACCTGATGCGCCCTGGTCCAGACGGTATTGAACATTTTCGGCCATGACAATGGCGTTATCTACCAGCATGCCCAGGGCCATGATAAAAGCAGCAATGGAAATCTGGTGCAGAATGCCTCCGCCCCAGGCAAAAAGGGTCAAAGAAGAGAGGATCGCCAGAGGAATGACCGCAGTCACCACTAAACCCATACGCGGCCCCATGGTCAAGATCAGTATTCCGGATACGATCATCATGGCACTGAGCAGGGAAAGGTTGAGGTCTGACAGCCGCTTGGCAGTATGATCCGGCTGAAAAGAGACTTCCTGGAGCTGCAGCGGCAAAATTTCCTGACGGGCCGACTCTATAGCTGAGCGCACTTCTTTTCCAAAAGTGACTATATTTGAATTTTTCTTGGGTGTTACAGACACGCCCACGGCTGTTTCACCGTTAAAGCGCATCCGTGACGTGCCTGGTTCTAGAACTCCGTGACGTACACTGGCCAGATCCTGAAGCAGAATGGTTGCCCCTGAAGGTAAAACTACCGGAGTCAAAGCAATCTCTGAAACGGATTTAAACTCGGAAAGAGGACGCAGTCGTACGTTCATGCCGGCCAGCTCAATGGAGCCTCCAGGGATGATTCGATTGCGGGCGGTCAGTTGCGCGGCCAGTTCATCAGGGCTGATCCCGATTCGCTTAGCAGTAGGATCATCCATGTGGATGGTCACCTGTTCTCCAGGGTCTGCCACCAGATTGACCTTGGAGACCCCGGGAAGATGAGAAAGGTGATCCTTGACGCGCAGGGCTGCATTACGCAGCTTTAACAGATCAGCTGAACCAGTCACTGCCAGAACCACCGCGTCCGGCTCCTGGATATTTCTGTTCAGAGTCGGGGCTTCAGCACCAGATGGGAATTTGGCTTTGGCCCTTTCCAGAGCCCTGCGCACATCGTCCCAGGTCTGATCGAAATTTCGGATGCGCCCACCCAGTTCCACTTCAAGCACTATCATCTCATCAAAGGCCGTGGATATGATGATCTTGACCTCATCCACCTCGATCAACGCGTCTTCAATGGGCTTGAGCACTAAGTGCTCCATGGTCAAGGCATCCGCGCCCGGAAACGATACAGTCACCAGCCCCCAGTAGTCCGGCACGAGAGGGTCTTCCTGACGGACCATGGTCATCCAGAGCAGGGCCCCGGTCAGGGACAGCACCAGAGCCATGGTTAAAAACAATCGCCCCCGATCCAGCAGAGCCTGTGCCATGTTCACGGCGCCACATCCACGGACTGGCCATGTGTGAGGGCGGTATGGCCGTGAACGACCACCAGGTCCGCCTTGGAAATGTCGCCGGTTACCAGAACCTTATTTGCGCTGAATCCTTCAAGCTCAACAGGCACCTCGCGTACTTGCCCATTGTTCAGGATGAAAATACTTGGCCGGGAACCTCCCGGATTGATTACCGATGACAAAGGGACCTCAAAGGCAGGGCTGGACTCAGCATTTATGACCAGCTCCGCAGTCATACCAGGGACAACACCGGATGCTGGATCCAGCTCCACTACTACAGGAAAAAGTCGTCCCGCCCCACCTGCAGCCCGAGACAGATGGGATATTCTTCCCTTGACCTGGACATTTGCGGCAAAGGGCAAAATTGCATTGACTTTCTGCCCTGGCTCCAGTCTGGTGATGATGCTTTCAGGAACCTCCACCTCTATCTTCACTAATTTATCATCCTGCAGTTCTATAATTGCTCGCCCAGGATCAGCCCATTCACCGGAATCAAGGTAAACCGCAGTCACGATGCCGGAAAAAGGCGCACGCAATAATGATTCATCCCTGCGTCTCAATGCTTCAGTTAGATGGGCCTTAGCTCCGTCCAGAGATGCCTGGAGCTGTTCCAGTAAAGCCGTTGCCTGCTCAGCCTGTCTGGCTTCTACCACATCATCTGAACTCAAGCGCAAAAAACGCTGGTGATCTCGCTTAGCCTGATTTAATTGCACAGTAAGCTCGGCAACTGCAGCTTGGGCCTGGTGAACTGCATTGTCAAATTCTTCAAATGCAAGACGCGCTAAAGGCTGATGTGCCTGAACCCGGTCGCCCACTTGCACTGGTCTGGAAATGATTTTTCCAGGGACGGTAAAGGACAGCAGGGCTTGCCTGTACGGCTGGGTGATGGCTGTGAAGCGTGACTCACGGTTCATGCTTGCGGCAACCACGGGCTCTACATGAACCTTTCCAGTTTTTTTGGGTTCCGCAGACATAGGAGCAGGTTCCGGCCAGAAGGTCAGGAGCATGGCGCCAGCCATCAATGCCAGTCCGAGAAGAACAGAGCAAATCATACCAAGTCGCATGGGCTTTTCTCCGGAATGTTTAATCGAGAACAGATGTTCATTTTCTAAAATGATGTCTATAATGCTTACCCTGCATAAAGTATAGCTTTTTGCTTGCTGTTGTCCTCATAAAGCAGTAAAAAAGATGTCTTAGGAAACATTCAGTATTTTTTGACCTTTCAGCATCAATCCACAGGAATACCATGCAGCACTTTGATGTCGTCTCAATTACCTTTCCTTCCAAACCGGGACTGATACCTGTTTTCGGGGTAGCTATCCGGGAATATGCCCTGCTGGCCGGGCTTTCTCCAAAAGATGCCCAGCGTCTTTGCCTTGCTTTTGAAGAAGCCTCTTCCTACGCCATTTCCCTGGGTTTCGGGCGAGAGGACGACTTGTTGCGACTCGAGTTATACCGCACCACCATAGGCATTGAGATGGTGTTGCGCTCCAAGGGCCTGCCCTTGGATGACGAGGCATTGCCTGCCTTTGATCCGCAACGGTTT from Desulfonatronovibrio magnus harbors:
- a CDS encoding efflux RND transporter permease subunit translates to MAQALLDRGRLFLTMALVLSLTGALLWMTMVRQEDPLVPDYWGLVTVSFPGADALTMEHLVLKPIEDALIEVDEVKIIISTAFDEMIVLEVELGGRIRNFDQTWDDVRRALERAKAKFPSGAEAPTLNRNIQEPDAVVLAVTGSADLLKLRNAALRVKDHLSHLPGVSKVNLVADPGEQVTIHMDDPTAKRIGISPDELAAQLTARNRIIPGGSIELAGMNVRLRPLSEFKSVSEIALTPVVLPSGATILLQDLASVRHGVLEPGTSRMRFNGETAVGVSVTPKKNSNIVTFGKEVRSAIESARQEILPLQLQEVSFQPDHTAKRLSDLNLSLLSAMMIVSGILILTMGPRMGLVVTAVIPLAILSSLTLFAWGGGILHQISIAAFIMALGMLVDNAIVMAENVQYRLDQGASGTDASLGAVRELAIPLLGATATTLAAFVPMYISQGVTADFTRTIPVIIMTCLAVSFCYAMLVTPVLCRMVLKPSPVRRKSYLVSIGYCLADFALRHSKFVVLMALLLIGIVLMLGMRVEQQFFPSADRNQFVVDLKLQEGSHLTATERASRVMENVLLEQESVDKVSSFIGRGAPLFYYTIILTPYSPHFAQLIVETRHISDVAPLVDHVSSVIPDLLPGVEVIIRKLEQGPPIQAPVEIRLFGHDFQDLHRTASAVTELLSSVEGTRDVRHDMSPGSPTIRLHIDDAAAGRHGLSREDVSQALLGRTRGLEIGEIYLKDDPVPVFIRSTQGEHLDATALAAIDLRTAQGTLIPMESLARQELDWVAAAINHRNGKRVVTVSSQLSHGVSYSQVLKALQPGLSELELPPGVEIAFGGELEGAGEANMALMTVLPIGFLMLFGVLLAEFNSFKRVALVLMTVPLAAVGIVPGLLLNNQPFGFMSLLGVFALAGVVVNNAIVLLELIEQERRKGADVGTAVRDAVARRIRPILLTTGTTVAGLLPLAVSSSTLWPPLASAMISGLLASTALTLIILPAAYRLIFAPGAVFK
- a CDS encoding ATP-binding protein encodes the protein MQHFDVVSITFPSKPGLIPVFGVAIREYALLAGLSPKDAQRLCLAFEEASSYAISLGFGREDDLLRLELYRTTIGIEMVLRSKGLPLDDEALPAFDPQRFADVEDATGLHSFLARQMVDKVTFSLLGVESARSAL
- a CDS encoding efflux RND transporter periplasmic adaptor subunit → MRLGMICSVLLGLALMAGAMLLTFWPEPAPMSAEPKKTGKVHVEPVVAASMNRESRFTAITQPYRQALLSFTVPGKIISRPVQVGDRVQAHQPLARLAFEEFDNAVHQAQAAVAELTVQLNQAKRDHQRFLRLSSDDVVEARQAEQATALLEQLQASLDGAKAHLTEALRRRDESLLRAPFSGIVTAVYLDSGEWADPGRAIIELQDDKLVKIEVEVPESIITRLEPGQKVNAILPFAANVQVKGRISHLSRAAGGAGRLFPVVVELDPASGVVPGMTAELVINAESSPAFEVPLSSVINPGGSRPSIFILNNGQVREVPVELEGFSANKVLVTGDISKADLVVVHGHTALTHGQSVDVAP